The following DNA comes from Chthoniobacterales bacterium.
GGGGACGCGAGGTGAAATAAGCCAGCGTTTCCGCGGCACTTATGCGCTCGGCCCGGCCCAGAATCCCGACTTGGCGCTCGAGAGCATACCAAGGAAAGAGCAGGCTCACGCGCGGATTCGCGGCGATGTCCGTCGCTTTGCGGCTCCCGTAATTGGTGAAAAACACCAAGCCCCGTTCGTCGTAAGCCTTGAGCAGAACGGTCCGGGTGCTCGGACGATCACCGTCGCTGGTGGCCAGCACCATGGCATTCGGCTCGACCAAAGACGCCGCAATCGCCTCGCCAAACCATTTGCGGAACTGTGCCACCGGATCCTCAGCAAGATCGGCTCTGCGCAGCCCGGAACGTGTATATTCCTGGCGCAAATCGGCCGTGTCGGGATGAGTGTTTTGCGATGCCACGACGGAAAATTAAGTCTTTCGCGCCAGCGGGCCAAGACTGGGATTGACCGCAACCGCGCTTGCGCTACGGATATTGCAAAGCCCTTCAAACGTCCGTATGCCAAAAAAGTCCGCCGAATCAACGCGTGAACGTATCCTTCGTGCAGCCGAGCGCATCTATGCGGCAAGCGGGTTCCATGGCATGTCGCTCCGGGATGTAACGCTGCTCGCCGGCGTCAATCTCGCGGCCGTCAACTATCACTTCGGATCCAAGGACAAATTGATCCATGCGCTCGCCGACAGGCGGCTGACCCCGATCAACGCGGAGAGGCTGGATCGGCTGAAAAAGCTGCGCGAAAAGCACGGGCGGCAGGCAATCCCCGTGCGGGACTTGGTGTCGGCCTTGGTTGATCCGATGCTCAAGGCCCTGCGTCAGGGGCGCAACAACCGCGCTATCATGGTGCGCCTCGTGGCGCAGATGATGATCGACGACCCCAAGCGATTTTCGCAGATCCATCGCGTGTTCTACAAAGACGTGCTCGACTGCTATCATGACGAACTGCAGCGCTCGCTGCCGCAGTTGGACTCGCACCAGGTCCACGCGCGTTTTTACTGCGCATTCTGCCTCGTCCTTGGCCTGCGCCTCATGCACGAAAGCATGGAGTGGTTCCTCAAGATCCGCTCCGAGGACCGCCAGCTCGATATCCTCGAGCAGGAACTGCACGGGTTTTTGCTCGGCGCGTTCACCGCACAAGGGCACTGACACTGCGGCAACCGGCAG
Coding sequences within:
- the pdxH gene encoding pyridoxamine 5'-phosphate oxidase, with the protein product MASQNTHPDTADLRQEYTRSGLRRADLAEDPVAQFRKWFGEAIAASLVEPNAMVLATSDGDRPSTRTVLLKAYDERGLVFFTNYGSRKATDIAANPRVSLLFPWYALERQVGILGRAERISAAETLAYFTSRPRGSRLGAWVSQQSSVISSRKLIEMKWDEMKRKFAQGEVPLPSFWGGFRVVPTEFEFWQGRENRLHDRFRYSRSEKGCWEIKRLAP
- a CDS encoding TetR/AcrR family transcriptional regulator, whose translation is MPKKSAESTRERILRAAERIYAASGFHGMSLRDVTLLAGVNLAAVNYHFGSKDKLIHALADRRLTPINAERLDRLKKLREKHGRQAIPVRDLVSALVDPMLKALRQGRNNRAIMVRLVAQMMIDDPKRFSQIHRVFYKDVLDCYHDELQRSLPQLDSHQVHARFYCAFCLVLGLRLMHESMEWFLKIRSEDRQLDILEQELHGFLLGAFTAQGH